The proteins below are encoded in one region of Syntrophobacterales bacterium:
- the pdxJ gene encoding pyridoxine 5'-phosphate synthase: MPELMVNIDHVATLREARGTSYPDPVHAAGIAEIAGASGVIVHLREDRRHIKDRDVAILRNVIKTKLNLEMAATDEMVKIAMEIQPDMITLVPEKREELTTEGGLDVAGLEGRLGEVIRVVKEKGIKVSLFIDPEEEQILAAVAVKADMIEIHTGAYSDARTSESRREELKKVVYSAARGKGLGLEVNGGHGLNYHNVREIAAIHEIDELSIGHAIIARAMFVGLDRAVRDMISLIGG; the protein is encoded by the coding sequence ATGCCTGAGCTTATGGTGAATATAGATCATGTGGCAACTCTCAGAGAGGCCAGAGGTACATCGTACCCCGATCCTGTGCATGCAGCCGGCATTGCTGAAATCGCTGGGGCATCGGGTGTCATTGTGCACCTGAGGGAAGACAGACGCCACATAAAGGACAGAGATGTAGCCATTCTGAGGAATGTGATTAAGACAAAGTTGAACCTCGAAATGGCGGCTACCGACGAGATGGTCAAGATAGCAATGGAGATACAACCCGATATGATCACCCTGGTGCCGGAAAAAAGAGAAGAATTGACCACGGAGGGCGGGCTTGACGTGGCAGGTCTCGAAGGTCGGCTCGGGGAAGTTATTCGCGTGGTGAAGGAGAAAGGCATCAAAGTGAGTCTTTTTATCGACCCCGAAGAGGAGCAAATTCTTGCAGCGGTAGCCGTGAAGGCCGATATGATAGAGATTCATACTGGCGCCTACAGTGATGCAAGAACAAGCGAATCACGGAGAGAGGAATTGAAAAAGGTTGTGTACTCTGCAGCGAGAGGCAAGGGGCTTGGCCTTGAAGTGAACGGCGGTCATGGTCTTAACTATCACAATGTGAGAGAGATAGCTGCAATCCATGAAATAGACGAGCTGAGCATAGGACATGCAATTATAGCCCGGGCTATGTTTGTGGGCCTAGATAGGGCTGTCCGTGACATGATCAGCCTGATCGGTGGTTAG
- the folP gene encoding dihydropteroate synthase produces the protein MQRKLLCSERPLIMGVLNVTPDSFSDEGEFFDTKTAVQHALEMVEEGADIIDVGGESTRPFSLRVPLHVELKRVVPVIQGIRASSDVLISVDTYKAEVAKEARDAGADMINDISALVFDPEMAETAAVLGMYVVIMHMKGTPQDMQADPYYEDVIGEVFRFLEARMTFAIDRGIREDNIILDPGIGFGKRVEDNLKIIKGLGTFKDLGRPILVGTSRKNFIGRITDSPTHDRTEGTLASIAVSIWNGADIVRVHDVGKARKVIMLVDAVVKS, from the coding sequence ATGCAGAGGAAGTTGCTGTGTAGCGAGAGACCTCTCATTATGGGCGTGTTGAACGTGACGCCCGACTCCTTTTCCGACGAAGGGGAATTTTTTGATACCAAAACAGCAGTACAGCATGCCTTGGAAATGGTCGAAGAAGGGGCTGATATTATTGATGTGGGTGGTGAATCCACGAGACCCTTTTCGCTGCGGGTTCCTTTACATGTAGAGCTGAAAAGAGTCGTTCCCGTAATCCAGGGAATAAGAGCAAGTTCAGATGTATTGATCTCCGTTGATACGTATAAAGCCGAAGTTGCGAAAGAAGCGCGGGATGCGGGAGCTGATATGATAAACGATATAAGCGCTCTCGTGTTTGATCCCGAAATGGCAGAGACGGCGGCGGTGCTTGGGATGTACGTGGTTATAATGCACATGAAGGGAACACCCCAAGACATGCAGGCTGATCCGTATTATGAGGATGTGATAGGAGAGGTGTTCCGGTTTCTGGAAGCAAGAATGACGTTTGCGATTGACCGTGGGATAAGAGAGGATAATATCATACTTGACCCCGGCATCGGGTTTGGAAAGCGGGTAGAAGATAACCTTAAGATCATCAAAGGCCTTGGAACCTTCAAAGACTTGGGGAGGCCAATTCTTGTTGGTACTTCAAGAAAGAATTTTATAGGAAGGATCACCGACTCTCCCACCCACGACAGAACAGAGGGAACCCTTGCCAGTATTGCAGTTTCGATTTGGAACGGGGCCGATATTGTGAGGGTCCACGACGTTGGCAAAGCACGCAAAGTGATCATGCTCGTAGATGCTGTCGTCAAGTCATGA
- the glmM gene encoding phosphoglucosamine mutase, whose product MERRLFGTDGIRGTANMYPMTSEVALKLGRAVSYVFKERHGRGRIVVGKDTRLSGYMLETAIASGICSMGVDVWLVGPLPTPGIAFITSSMRADAGIVISASHNPYQDNGIKIFSGDGFKLPDDLEYEIEKMVMEGSLDTLRPVANEVGKAHRIDDAVGRYIVFLKNIFPQQYSLDGLRVVVDCAQGAAYKVAPSVFEELGAHVISFGVEPDGENINRECGSLYPDSLRRHVMEHNAHIGIALDGDADRVAFVDEKGKIIDGDGAMVVLARHLKEKGRLKKNTVVATIASNMGVETCLKTENITVVRTNVGDRYVLETILKDDYNFGGEKSGHVVFLDHNTTGDGMVTALKILNVMIEKQKGLCDLMEGFTELPQVELNVKVREKKPVDDCPRLMKAIEAVRDRLGEEGRVVVRYSGTEMKLRVMVEGMDDALVAAYAEEIAESARQEIGGN is encoded by the coding sequence ATGGAGAGGAGGCTTTTCGGGACCGACGGGATACGGGGGACTGCGAATATGTATCCTATGACCTCGGAGGTGGCCCTGAAATTAGGCCGGGCAGTTTCATACGTTTTCAAAGAGAGACACGGCCGAGGAAGAATAGTGGTAGGGAAGGACACGAGGCTTTCGGGTTACATGCTTGAGACGGCCATCGCCTCCGGTATTTGCTCCATGGGAGTTGATGTGTGGCTCGTGGGTCCATTGCCGACCCCAGGGATTGCGTTTATTACAAGCAGTATGAGGGCGGATGCGGGAATAGTCATCTCCGCTTCTCATAATCCGTATCAGGACAATGGGATAAAGATATTTTCCGGAGATGGTTTTAAGCTGCCGGACGATCTTGAATATGAAATCGAAAAGATGGTCATGGAGGGTTCGCTGGATACACTGAGACCAGTGGCTAATGAGGTGGGAAAAGCTCACCGGATTGATGACGCGGTGGGAAGATATATCGTGTTTCTTAAGAACATTTTTCCCCAGCAGTATTCGCTTGACGGATTGAGGGTTGTGGTGGATTGCGCTCAAGGAGCCGCATACAAGGTGGCCCCTAGCGTGTTTGAGGAGCTGGGAGCTCACGTGATTTCCTTCGGTGTCGAACCCGACGGTGAGAATATCAACAGGGAATGCGGAAGTCTTTATCCGGACTCATTGAGAAGACATGTAATGGAGCATAACGCCCACATCGGCATCGCCCTTGACGGAGATGCCGACAGAGTCGCTTTTGTCGATGAAAAAGGAAAGATCATTGATGGGGATGGCGCCATGGTGGTTCTGGCAAGACACCTCAAAGAGAAAGGGAGGCTGAAGAAGAATACGGTCGTAGCCACCATAGCGAGCAATATGGGAGTGGAGACCTGCCTTAAGACGGAAAATATAACGGTCGTGAGGACCAATGTGGGAGACCGGTATGTGCTTGAGACCATATTGAAAGATGATTATAATTTTGGAGGGGAAAAGTCAGGGCATGTCGTGTTTCTTGATCACAATACAACCGGCGACGGCATGGTCACGGCCCTCAAAATACTGAATGTTATGATTGAAAAACAAAAGGGTCTTTGCGACTTGATGGAAGGTTTTACCGAATTGCCTCAGGTTGAGTTGAATGTGAAGGTTCGGGAGAAAAAGCCAGTGGACGATTGTCCCCGTCTCATGAAGGCGATAGAGGCGGTAAGGGATCGTCTTGGCGAAGAGGGAAGGGTGGTTGTGAGATATTCAGGCACGGAAATGAAATTGAGGGTCATGGTGGAGGGCATGGACGATGCCCTCGTAGCCGCATACGCAGAAGAGATTGCGGAGTCGGCCCGGCAGGAAATCGGAGGAAACTAA
- a CDS encoding NAD(P)H-hydrate dehydratase → MKALSPERMAKYDEYAIRVWGIPSAVLMENAGRTTYRLAKERYLIPGSRLTVFCGRGNNGGDGFVIARYALRDGFSARAFLLCKTSDLKGDTALNMGLFESLGGVITEIDDASFPLAKASLKETDVIVDAIFGTGLSKPVSGFEGRIIELINHSGKTVIAVDIPSGVDGRTGVPLGTAVKATHTYTYGYPKLGQLFYPGAYHAGGLTVIDISLPPHGETVLGVDANIVDGELIRGFLKDRMPWAHKGTFGHVAVIAGSPGKTGAAYMASLAALKIGAGLVTLLIPQALNAVMEVKLTEVMTYPVADGGSGYFVLSSYDEILEFISDKDVVVMGPGLSQHEETQEIVRRLFAKTDKPFVIDADAINAFAGHTDLIAEAKRSAVFTPHPGELGRLMKLSPMEINADRMSVGKGFVEKTEMNLVLKGARTIIFDNQGEAFIIPPGNPALAKGGSGDILTGFIGGLLAQGYSMTEASILGAYLHGYAADNFVEESTDMDLLAGDLLVETGRVLREIKRGTDRVYIEKSL, encoded by the coding sequence ATGAAGGCGCTCTCCCCTGAAAGAATGGCAAAATACGACGAGTACGCGATCAGGGTTTGGGGAATACCGTCGGCCGTGCTCATGGAGAATGCGGGCAGAACTACATACAGACTGGCAAAAGAGCGTTACTTGATCCCCGGCAGTCGGTTGACCGTTTTCTGTGGGCGGGGCAACAACGGTGGCGATGGGTTTGTTATCGCAAGATATGCCTTGAGGGACGGCTTTTCAGCCAGGGCATTTCTTCTATGTAAAACCTCTGACCTGAAAGGAGATACAGCTCTCAATATGGGCCTTTTCGAGTCGCTCGGGGGGGTAATTACGGAAATTGACGACGCATCCTTTCCTCTGGCTAAGGCGTCTCTCAAAGAGACGGACGTAATAGTGGATGCGATCTTTGGCACAGGGCTTTCAAAACCCGTGAGCGGCTTCGAGGGTAGAATTATTGAGTTAATCAACCACTCTGGGAAAACGGTCATCGCCGTTGATATCCCTTCCGGCGTTGACGGACGGACGGGCGTGCCCCTGGGCACAGCCGTGAAGGCAACCCATACCTATACATACGGTTATCCCAAGCTCGGCCAGCTTTTCTACCCTGGCGCCTATCACGCGGGAGGTCTAACGGTTATCGATATTTCTCTTCCTCCTCATGGCGAGACAGTGCTGGGGGTGGACGCGAATATTGTTGACGGCGAATTGATCAGAGGATTCCTTAAAGATAGAATGCCCTGGGCACACAAAGGCACGTTCGGTCATGTGGCAGTGATCGCAGGATCTCCTGGCAAAACAGGAGCGGCGTACATGGCGTCTCTCGCCGCTTTGAAGATCGGGGCTGGCCTTGTAACCCTTCTCATCCCTCAAGCCCTTAACGCTGTCATGGAGGTCAAGTTAACGGAAGTGATGACCTATCCCGTGGCAGACGGGGGGAGCGGGTACTTCGTTCTTTCATCCTATGATGAGATTTTGGAATTCATTTCCGACAAGGACGTAGTCGTTATGGGGCCCGGTCTTTCACAGCATGAGGAAACCCAGGAAATTGTGAGGAGGCTTTTTGCAAAGACAGATAAGCCTTTTGTGATAGATGCCGACGCTATTAACGCGTTTGCCGGACACACGGACCTGATCGCGGAGGCAAAAAGGAGCGCAGTATTCACGCCTCACCCTGGTGAGTTAGGCCGGCTTATGAAACTAAGCCCCATGGAGATCAACGCCGACAGGATGTCCGTTGGAAAGGGTTTTGTCGAAAAGACAGAGATGAATCTTGTTCTCAAGGGGGCGAGGACGATAATCTTTGACAACCAAGGAGAAGCATTTATAATTCCTCCTGGCAACCCTGCCTTGGCAAAAGGTGGGAGTGGTGATATACTTACTGGTTTCATCGGGGGTCTGCTGGCGCAAGGGTATAGTATGACCGAAGCATCGATCCTAGGCGCTTATCTCCACGGCTACGCAGCGGACAATTTTGTAGAAGAGTCTACGGATATGGACCTCTTGGCCGGAGACCTTCTCGTAGAAACGGGAAGGGTTTTGAGGGAAATCAAGCGTGGAACGGATAGAGTTTATATCGAAAAGTCCCTCTGA
- the acpS gene encoding holo-ACP synthase: MVGIDIVDVSRIAQAVDRFGDRFLHKVFTDEEIRYAKQRKSMYQTLAGRFAAKEAFMKAVGKGLSWKAIEVLQTGGKPFIIYKHTRYEGVSISHEKAYAVSVVII; the protein is encoded by the coding sequence ATGGTCGGCATTGATATTGTTGATGTATCAAGGATAGCGCAGGCTGTTGACCGATTCGGGGATAGATTTCTTCACAAGGTTTTCACCGATGAGGAAATCAGGTACGCAAAACAGAGGAAGAGTATGTATCAAACCCTTGCCGGACGATTTGCCGCCAAGGAAGCGTTTATGAAGGCGGTCGGAAAGGGGCTTTCGTGGAAGGCGATTGAGGTTTTGCAGACTGGAGGCAAACCTTTCATTATTTATAAACATACAAGGTATGAAGGGGTAAGTATTTCCCATGAAAAAGCATATGCGGTCTCCGTGGTAATAATCTGA
- the cdaA gene encoding diadenylate cyclase CdaA, which yields MITYLRWQDVLDVLIVAFLIYRIFLLVKGTRASQLIIGVIIVVFVFYLSKKLELFALGWILNNFVSSIILVIVVVFQNEIRRALLALGRSPFFKRITYVEETLFFDELSNACTVMAGKKTGALLVIEREIGLEEFMEIGVRLDAEVNTELILSIFQYASPLHDGAMIIREGRIRAVSCILPLAMMDTIDKQLGTRHRAAIGITEVTDAIALVVSEEKGKISYAFKGELHWNVDGDTLKKVLRDALI from the coding sequence ATGATAACGTACCTGAGATGGCAGGATGTCCTTGATGTACTGATTGTCGCTTTCCTCATTTATAGGATCTTTCTCCTGGTGAAAGGGACAAGGGCGAGCCAACTGATCATCGGGGTAATCATAGTAGTCTTTGTCTTCTACCTATCAAAAAAACTAGAGCTTTTTGCCCTTGGATGGATTCTCAATAATTTCGTAAGTTCCATCATTCTCGTTATTGTGGTGGTATTTCAGAACGAAATAAGGCGGGCGCTCCTAGCGTTGGGGAGAAGCCCGTTCTTCAAGAGAATCACATATGTGGAGGAGACACTGTTTTTCGATGAATTGTCCAATGCGTGTACCGTAATGGCAGGCAAGAAAACAGGAGCCCTTCTGGTGATTGAACGGGAAATTGGTTTGGAAGAATTCATGGAAATAGGGGTTCGTCTGGATGCGGAAGTCAATACGGAACTTATTCTGAGCATATTTCAGTATGCGTCGCCGCTTCATGACGGAGCAATGATTATCAGGGAAGGAAGAATAAGGGCGGTAAGTTGTATACTCCCTCTTGCTATGATGGATACCATTGATAAGCAATTAGGCACACGGCACAGGGCGGCTATAGGGATCACTGAGGTGACCGATGCCATCGCACTTGTGGTCTCGGAGGAAAAAGGAAAAATATCTTACGCTTTTAAGGGGGAGTTGCACTGGAATGTGGACGGCGATACCCTGAAGAAGGTTTTGAGGGACGCACTGATATGA